The Apium graveolens cultivar Ventura chromosome 6, ASM990537v1, whole genome shotgun sequence genome contains a region encoding:
- the LOC141668565 gene encoding uncharacterized protein LOC141668565 — MASSSCGETHTIKYVEFLGQRRPIILQKDAGSCPLVAICNVLLLKDELKLSPNIRNVSQKKLLAMVTQKFHNKDAGYVKNPQQDIADLIPRLATGIDVNIKFKGISEFEFTRERVLFDLLKIPLYHGWIVDPKDSKTYDAFGSKCYNTIAGELVGLENLLVGTDHEKRPEEDSVDSIPATSATLGVPSPSLLRGLSFDVSTGSEPKKAKNGEHAKEAELMRTLKLSEVDFSNSSEDVSLDSSDARNVDLKDAEFLRAMALSQGKLIKKFLDTTASQLTVHGLICLRKELKERELCVLYCNYHLNTMFKFGGQLYLLVTDEGYKDQPNVVWEMLNEVNENTPLMTGSFKEFRPEDEYVSNTCIEQNSWASIAEHLACSDDAAHDNSGLVQVLKAMGNKKKKKQNHILNLIDKVSESDEEFKNFEVPIPERQVMIEEKFPLHLIDFNRPSIQWCCNNICTIHYGIRDAGEKGREWLNAWSNLYTMETVKPGREAFNDSPEEDQEKFLSLMLEEINKSRARIYYKKWKFALMKEEERKEEERKRFQSKGIDRTRLGGGEEEGGSGVISEEREEEEYFEKERDGVEGSEVKESEKERDEDKVEVDEDIAPLDPVNEVGVPLVDNTRLLKLRKSMGFSFILPIFRDNDGIPCYNRPFTLKKWFDDHESVESRWRPTVLNNSELDVVWNGDRLKRECLYLMHSLVIAVLDFHHDTGRPHGGLRLENHRNIKLFQYIQSVGGSQNVRFRIELPKPREIEDSEFLVNFAADMNEVKLMLKKILRGKPLHPEMDYLFTELLDGYPFSYKPWRTQLLRNFTGFWDGKSRAKFMVLLHYAMKSDMNFKERTKINTSVDDSVCISEESRPRFEAYRWVHRIPEGTYFHDVLVYDSSAQVEEPETTTETETTIEAEKEPKIEKDPEPQYSDMDAMEMIRYVRVGLHHNRERRGRGCGTSLDINEIEICMSNLFEGLILGAYTAMCRYNLFL, encoded by the exons ATGGCTTCTTCAAGCTGTGGAGAAACCCACACGATCAAATACGTCGAGTTCTTAGGACAGCGTAGGCCAATTATTCTTCAAAAGGATGCTGGTTCCTGTCCTCTGGTAGCGATATGTAACGTTTTATTGTTGAAAGATGAGTTAAAATTGAGTCCAAATATTAGAAACGTATCTCAGAAGAAATTACTAGCAATGGTTACTCAGAAGTTTCAT AACAAGGATGCAGGATATGTCAAGAACCCTCAACAGGACATTGCCGATTTGATCCCTCGTCTTGCAACTGGGATTGATGTCAATATAAAATTTAAGGG TATTAGCGAATTTGAGTTTACAAGGGAGCgtgttttatttgatttgttgAAGATTCCACTTTATCATGGGTGGATAGTCGATCCTAAG GATAGTAAAACTTACGATGCATTTGGATCGAAGTGTTACAACACTATTGCGGGGGAACTTGTTGGCCTTGAAAATTTACTTGTGGGAACTGATCACGAGAAAAGGCCTGAAGAAGATTCTGTTGATTCTATCCCTGCAACATCTGCAACTTTAGGAGTTCCTTCTCCTAGTCTTTTAAGAGGTTTGTCTTTTGATGTCTCTACTGGTTCCGAGCCTAAAAAAGCTAAAAATGGAGAACACGCAAAAGAAGCAGAGCTGATGAGAACCTTGAAACTGTCGGAGGTTGACTTTTCAAATTCATCCGAAGATGTATCTCTCGACAGTAGTGATGCTAGAAATGTAGACCTCAAAGATGCTGAGTTTCTGAGAGCCATGGCATTGTCACAGG GGAAACTGATAAAAAAATTCTTGGACACAACTGCTAGTCAATTGACCGTACATGG CCTGATCTGTTTGCGAAAGGAATTAAAAGAACGTGAGCTTTGTGTGCTTTATTGTAATTATCACTTGAACACCATGTTCAAG TTTGGGGGTCAGCTATATCTCTTGGTAACAGATGAAGGTTATAAAGACCAGCCTAATGTGGTATGGGAGATGCTGAATGAG GTAAATGAGAATACCCCGCTCATGACCGGGAGTTTTAAGGAATTTAGGCCAGAAGATGAATACGTGAGCAATACCTGCATTGAACAGAACTCCTGGGCTAGTATTGCA GAGCATCTTGCCTGTAGCGATGATGCAGCACATGATAATTCAGGGTTGGTTCAG GTTCTCAAAGCAATGgggaataaaaagaaaaagaaacagaATCATATTTTGAACTTGATAGATAAGGTCAGTGAATCAGACGAAGAGTTCAAGAACTTTGAAGTTCCTATTCCCGAAAGACAAGTGATGATTGAAGAAAAATTTCCTCTTCATCTGATTGATTTTAATCGTCCGTCTATTCAATGGTGTTGCAATAATATTTGTACAATTCATTATGGCATTCGGGATGCAGGAGAAAAGGGGCGTGAGTGGTTAAATGCATGGAGCAACTTGTACACTATGGAGACAGTGAAGCCTGGGCGCGAAGCATTTAATGATTCTCCCGAGGAAGATCAAGAGAAATTTTTATCCCTAATGTTGGAGGAAATAAATAAGTCAAGGGCGAGGATTTATTATAAAAAGTGGAAATTTGCCTTGATGAAGGAAGAGGAAAGGAAGGAAGAGGAAAGGAAGCGTTTTCAATCTAAAGGCATTGATCGAACTAGGTTAGGGGGAGGAGAAGAGGAGGGTGGTAGTGGTGTTATTAGTGAggaaagagaagaagaagaatattttGAAAAGGAAAGAGATGGAGTTGAGGGAAGTGAAGTTAAAGAGTCTGAAAAGGAAAGAGATGAGGATAAAGTGGAAGTGGATGAAGACATTGCTCCATTAGATCCGGTTAATGAAGTTGGCGTTCCCCTGGTCGATAATACAAGGTTGTTGAAGTTGCGTAAATCAATGGGATTTTCTTTCATCCTTCCAATTTTTAGGGACAATGATGGTATTCCATGTTACAATCGTCCTTTCACACTAAAAAAGTGGTTCGATGATCATGAATCTGTTGAGTCCAGGTGGCGTCCAACTGTTTTAAATAACTCAGAGCTGGATGTGGTGTGGAATGGAGACAGGTTGAAAAGGGAATGCTTGTATCTCATGCATTCTTTAGTCATAGCGGTCCTAGATTTTCATCATGACACTGGTCGTCCACATGGCGGTCTTCGTCTTGAAAACCATCGAAATATCAAGCTTTTTCAGTACATACAAAGTGTTGGGGGTAGTCAAAATGTTCGCTTTCGAATCGAATTACCTAAGCCTCGTGAAATTGAGGATTCTGAGTTTTTGGTGAATTTTGCGGCTGACATGAACGAAGTGAAACTCATGTTAAAGAAAATTCTTCGTGGGAAACCGTTACATCCCGAGATGGATTATCTCTTTACAGAACTTTTAGACGGCTATCCTTTCTCTTACAAACCCTGGAGAACTCAGCTCCTCCGAAATTTCACAGGTTTTTGGGATGGCAAGTCACGTGCAAAGTTCATGGTTCTTTTGCACTATGCTATGAAATCTGACATGAATTTTAAGGAGCGTACAAAGATTAACACCTCCGTCGATGATTCTGTTTGCATTTCTGAAGAAAGTCGCCCTCGATTCGAAGCATATAGATGGGTACATAGAATCCCAGAGGGTACCTACTTTCATGATGTCCTTGTATATGACAGTTCTGCTCAAGTTGAAGAACCTGAAACTACGACTGAAACTGAAACTAcaattgaagctgagaaagaaCCAAAAATTGAAAAAGATCCAGAGCCGCAATATTCAGACATGGACGCGATGGAAATGATAAGATATGTGAGGGTGGGTTTGCATCATAACAGAGAGCGTAGAGGTAGAGGCTGTGGCACGTCACTGGACATTAATGAGATTGAGATATGCATGTCGAATCTCTTTGAGGGTCTCATATTAGGTGCATATACGGCCATGTGCCGATACAATTTGTTTTTGTGA